A window of Amycolatopsis australiensis contains these coding sequences:
- a CDS encoding protein kinase domain-containing protein → MSANREVVASRFRLLGPIGKGNMGEVYRAEDLDADGGSADRLVAVKVILRSRGGALLGSSPDPKAVQRFEREMRIMRRLDHPNLPRLIDGGMDEGGLPYLAMEFIDGRTLHELVSECPQAPVAWMAALGVQIADGLAAAHAEKVVHRDLKPSNVMVLRTGVVKVLDFGMSRITDDVAAQQITSSGVTVGTARYMAPEQFQDSTVGPAADLYSLGCVLFELLTGVPPFSSTSAHELGQKHLHESLPPVRQLRPDVPADLARLVERLLSKDPAERPEDAVAVREALLPFAVGDDGVPGWEEWNPLDGLSTTPTDKPVRTAIPRKPPAGGMDVFDVHQRLIADYRAFTRGGTIVRDETIAAKVEQDLAAKSQWPDPWVSLNPFFASGGTVMELATAGLLRQECQRIFQAGKTEGGTACDGRPLTLHQHQREAIEVARSGQSYVLTTGTGSGKSLSYIVPIVDKILREREAAGPNTAKRVRAIIVYPMNALANSQLKELDKFLLDGYGKGREPVTYARYTGQENDERRKEIRDNPPDILLTNYVMLELMLTRPDDRRSLIKMAGGLEFLVFDELHTYRGRQGADVALLIRRVREACQAENLQCVGTSATMASEGSFADQRHVVARVATTLFGTEVKPENVIGETLVRATAEAPAVVPIDRLLAPDAPHAYGELVEDPLACWIETRFGLRVEEETGRLVRQRLATIKEASAELARDSGLGEDVCADAIRKTLRAGSQARHPVTERPLFAFRLHQFLSKGDTVYVTLEDKESRYLTREYQRVQPGSDGKILVPLAFCRECGQEYLSVWRTAQGGGHVYEPRQNTAATGGRSGDGYLYIDPERSWPADENAAIGDRRLPESWLEIDEAGTESVRESYRKHLPRAITVDPYGTEGQGDLAAAFIPAPFRFCLHCGVSYEQVRGKDFAKLATLDQEGRSSATSLVSASIVRSLKNIPEEALDKRARKLLTFVDNRQDASLQAGHFNDFVQITQLRAALYRATIEAGEEGIRHEELASRVVDALGVEQADYAGSVDLPPSLKRNAARTLRDVVAYRLYLDLRRGWRVTMPNLEQTGLLRIGYEDLDWLAEREEQWQGTYLEGAAAGRRLEIMRTLLDEMRRNLAIDVQYFRDDFDTLQRASEERLTGPWVLSKDDRPQVGTAYAQGSRPGVDRAGLFLSGRTKFGKYLRRQHFPELSVDDTQQLIVELLRVLTKNELLREVEAPVQRAGRFRRQAGAVPVTGYRIAARALIWRAGTGEKGTHDPLTRTYASGDGPRVNTFFRDLYRETAGALGGLVAKEHTAQVDPKEREQREEEFRKGELKVLYCSPTMELGVDISELNAVMMRNVPPTPANYAQRSGRAGRSGQPALVTTYCATGNSHDQYYFRRSDRMVAGAVAPPRLDLANEDLVRSHVQAVWLAESSLKLGNAIPSIIDISYPEDARRPDPRLRLHEHVESAVHDPAVQRRAVAAARDVFDRLLPEFADTAWWHDQWLEDTVRRAPEVFDRSFDRWRGLFRAALVDQAEQNRRVLDHTLSERDRTSAVSRRREAETQLNLLKNESVDSSSVLSDFNPYRYLASEGFLPGYSFPRLPLAAYIPMSGRRFADGDYLQRPRFLAIREFGPGALIYHEGARYQVTRIQLPADASGDVVTTEAKRCAACGYHHDVEDSRCRMCDAPLTEKTVGLLHLHTVYTRKRERISSDEEERRRAGFRLVTSYRFQEHGARPGRRDATVSDRDGEIATLAYGDSATVRISNIGRLRAAEDEPPGYWLDPVNGEWMTEAQAKEASGDSSELPAVDADGNEKRPRKRVIPYVQDSRNILVVKLAAPLPEAVALSLMYALERGIEAAFELEDSELTSELLPPDGGDRDRMLFTEAAEGGAGVLRLMQSDPEALATAVRAALDICHFEPDGTDRGGQHPDRPCARGCYECLLTYGNQLHHGSIDRHSIRDLLLRLAGAQALATGRGESRSEQLARLTDQSDTGLEKRLLAWFKEQGLRLPDETQAFIPEALARPDFVYWTEGANVAVFVDGPVHGHDFVAQRDAEAEDRLLDRGWDVVRFRHDEDWAAVAERFKQYFGPAVGA, encoded by the coding sequence GTGTCGGCGAACCGTGAGGTCGTGGCAAGCCGGTTCCGGCTCCTTGGTCCCATCGGCAAGGGAAACATGGGTGAGGTCTACCGGGCGGAGGATCTCGATGCGGACGGGGGCTCGGCGGATCGGCTGGTCGCAGTCAAGGTCATCCTGCGTAGCCGCGGCGGCGCACTCCTGGGCTCCAGCCCTGATCCCAAGGCGGTTCAGCGGTTCGAGCGCGAGATGCGGATCATGCGGCGCCTCGACCACCCGAACCTGCCGCGCCTGATCGACGGCGGGATGGACGAGGGCGGCCTGCCGTACCTGGCGATGGAGTTCATCGACGGCCGCACGCTCCACGAGCTGGTCTCCGAGTGTCCACAGGCGCCGGTCGCGTGGATGGCGGCCCTTGGGGTACAGATCGCGGACGGGCTGGCCGCAGCCCATGCCGAGAAGGTCGTCCACCGCGACCTCAAGCCGTCCAATGTGATGGTGCTGCGCACCGGCGTGGTCAAGGTTCTCGACTTCGGCATGAGCCGGATCACCGACGACGTGGCGGCCCAGCAGATCACTAGCTCCGGGGTGACGGTGGGCACTGCCCGCTATATGGCTCCCGAACAGTTCCAGGACTCGACGGTGGGACCGGCCGCGGACCTGTACTCCCTCGGGTGCGTGTTGTTCGAGCTGCTCACCGGCGTCCCGCCGTTTTCCAGCACGTCGGCCCACGAACTTGGGCAGAAGCATCTCCACGAATCACTGCCGCCGGTGCGGCAGCTGCGGCCCGACGTGCCCGCCGACCTGGCGCGCCTGGTCGAGCGCCTGCTCAGCAAAGACCCAGCCGAGCGGCCGGAGGACGCTGTCGCTGTGCGCGAGGCGTTGCTGCCGTTCGCCGTGGGCGATGACGGCGTCCCGGGTTGGGAGGAGTGGAATCCCCTGGACGGCCTTTCCACGACGCCCACCGACAAGCCGGTCCGGACAGCCATCCCGCGGAAGCCGCCCGCCGGCGGAATGGACGTCTTCGACGTGCACCAGCGCCTCATCGCCGACTACCGGGCCTTCACCCGCGGCGGAACGATCGTCCGCGATGAAACCATCGCCGCCAAGGTCGAGCAGGACCTGGCCGCGAAGTCCCAGTGGCCGGATCCCTGGGTGTCGCTGAACCCGTTCTTCGCCTCGGGCGGAACGGTCATGGAACTGGCAACCGCGGGACTGCTGCGCCAGGAGTGCCAGCGGATCTTCCAGGCGGGCAAGACCGAGGGCGGCACAGCGTGCGACGGGCGGCCGTTGACGTTGCACCAGCACCAGCGGGAAGCAATCGAGGTGGCCCGGTCCGGCCAATCGTATGTGCTGACCACGGGCACCGGGTCCGGCAAGTCGCTGTCGTACATCGTACCGATCGTCGACAAGATCCTCCGGGAGCGGGAGGCGGCGGGTCCGAACACCGCCAAGCGGGTCCGCGCGATCATCGTCTACCCGATGAACGCGCTGGCGAACAGCCAGCTCAAGGAACTCGACAAGTTCCTGCTCGATGGATACGGCAAGGGCAGGGAGCCGGTCACCTACGCTCGCTACACCGGTCAGGAGAACGACGAGCGCCGCAAGGAGATCCGGGACAACCCGCCGGACATCCTTCTTACCAACTACGTGATGCTGGAGTTGATGCTCACCCGGCCGGACGACCGTCGCTCACTGATCAAGATGGCCGGCGGGCTGGAGTTCCTCGTCTTCGACGAACTGCACACCTATCGCGGTCGCCAGGGCGCGGACGTGGCGCTGCTCATCCGGCGGGTTCGGGAAGCTTGCCAGGCTGAGAACCTGCAGTGTGTGGGGACCTCGGCCACGATGGCAAGTGAGGGCAGTTTCGCCGACCAGCGTCACGTCGTCGCCAGGGTGGCGACCACCCTGTTCGGCACCGAGGTGAAGCCGGAGAACGTGATCGGGGAAACTTTGGTGCGAGCGACGGCCGAGGCGCCTGCCGTGGTGCCCATCGACCGGCTCTTGGCGCCGGACGCGCCGCACGCGTACGGGGAGCTGGTCGAGGACCCACTGGCCTGCTGGATCGAGACCCGATTCGGCCTGCGCGTGGAGGAGGAAACCGGCAGGCTGGTCCGGCAGCGGCTGGCCACGATCAAAGAGGCGTCGGCCGAACTCGCCCGGGACAGCGGGCTGGGCGAGGACGTCTGCGCGGACGCGATTCGCAAAACACTCCGTGCTGGGTCGCAGGCGCGGCATCCGGTGACGGAACGGCCGTTGTTCGCTTTCCGGCTGCACCAGTTCCTGTCCAAAGGTGACACCGTCTATGTCACGCTCGAGGATAAGGAAAGCCGCTACCTCACTCGGGAGTATCAGCGGGTGCAGCCGGGGTCGGACGGCAAGATCCTCGTACCACTCGCCTTCTGCCGGGAGTGCGGACAGGAGTATCTGAGCGTCTGGCGCACGGCGCAGGGCGGCGGGCACGTCTACGAGCCCCGGCAGAACACTGCCGCTACCGGAGGCCGGTCCGGCGACGGTTACCTCTACATCGATCCCGAGCGCTCCTGGCCGGCCGACGAGAACGCGGCCATCGGCGATCGCCGGTTGCCCGAGTCGTGGCTGGAGATCGACGAGGCAGGCACCGAGTCCGTGCGGGAGTCCTATCGCAAGCACCTGCCGAGGGCGATCACTGTCGACCCCTACGGCACCGAAGGTCAGGGTGACCTGGCAGCGGCGTTCATTCCCGCGCCGTTCCGGTTCTGCCTGCACTGCGGAGTGAGCTACGAACAGGTTCGTGGCAAGGACTTCGCAAAGCTGGCCACGCTCGACCAGGAGGGCCGCTCGTCGGCGACCTCACTGGTATCCGCCTCCATCGTGCGGTCGCTGAAGAACATCCCGGAGGAGGCGCTCGACAAGCGGGCCCGCAAGCTGCTCACCTTCGTCGACAACCGCCAGGACGCCTCGCTGCAGGCTGGTCACTTCAACGACTTCGTGCAGATAACGCAGCTGCGAGCGGCCCTGTACCGGGCCACGATCGAAGCTGGCGAAGAGGGCATCCGCCACGAGGAGCTCGCGTCCCGGGTCGTGGACGCGTTGGGCGTGGAGCAAGCCGACTACGCCGGTTCGGTGGATCTGCCGCCGTCGCTAAAGCGCAACGCCGCGCGGACGCTGCGAGATGTTGTCGCCTACCGCCTGTACCTGGACCTGCGCCGGGGTTGGCGGGTCACCATGCCGAACCTCGAGCAGACCGGTCTGCTCAGGATCGGCTACGAGGACCTGGACTGGCTCGCGGAGCGGGAAGAGCAGTGGCAGGGCACGTATCTGGAGGGCGCCGCCGCCGGCCGCCGGCTCGAGATCATGCGCACCCTGCTGGACGAGATGCGCCGCAACCTCGCCATCGACGTCCAGTACTTCCGGGATGACTTCGATACCCTGCAGCGCGCGAGCGAGGAACGTCTGACCGGCCCGTGGGTACTGTCCAAAGACGACCGTCCGCAGGTGGGCACCGCGTATGCGCAAGGCTCGCGGCCAGGTGTGGACCGCGCGGGGTTGTTCCTGTCCGGGCGGACAAAGTTCGGCAAGTACCTGCGCCGCCAGCATTTCCCGGAGTTGTCGGTCGACGACACGCAACAGCTCATCGTCGAACTGCTGCGGGTGCTGACTAAGAATGAACTGCTGCGTGAAGTCGAAGCCCCGGTTCAGCGTGCGGGCCGGTTCCGGCGGCAGGCAGGTGCCGTCCCTGTCACCGGTTACCGGATCGCCGCCCGGGCGTTGATCTGGCGGGCCGGGACGGGCGAGAAGGGCACGCACGACCCGCTCACCCGCACCTACGCCAGTGGCGACGGCCCGCGTGTCAACACATTCTTCCGCGACCTCTACCGGGAGACGGCGGGTGCGCTGGGCGGCTTGGTGGCCAAGGAACACACCGCCCAGGTCGACCCGAAGGAGCGGGAACAGCGAGAAGAGGAGTTCCGCAAGGGCGAGCTGAAGGTGCTCTACTGCTCGCCGACAATGGAGCTCGGGGTCGACATCTCCGAGTTGAACGCCGTGATGATGCGCAATGTGCCGCCCACCCCGGCGAACTATGCGCAGCGCAGCGGCCGGGCCGGCCGGTCCGGGCAGCCGGCGCTCGTGACCACCTACTGCGCCACCGGCAACAGCCACGACCAGTACTACTTCCGGCGTTCCGACCGGATGGTGGCCGGTGCCGTCGCCCCGCCCCGGCTCGACCTGGCGAACGAAGACCTCGTGCGGTCGCATGTGCAAGCCGTCTGGCTGGCCGAGTCCTCGCTCAAGCTGGGCAACGCCATCCCGTCGATCATCGACATCAGCTATCCGGAGGACGCCCGCCGCCCCGATCCCCGGCTGCGCCTGCACGAGCATGTCGAATCGGCCGTACACGACCCCGCTGTACAGCGGCGCGCCGTCGCAGCGGCCCGTGACGTGTTCGACCGGTTGCTGCCCGAGTTCGCGGACACGGCCTGGTGGCACGACCAGTGGCTGGAGGACACCGTGCGGCGCGCGCCGGAGGTGTTCGACCGCAGCTTCGACCGATGGCGGGGCCTGTTCCGCGCCGCTCTGGTCGACCAGGCCGAGCAGAACCGGCGGGTCCTGGACCACACGTTGTCCGAACGCGATCGCACCAGTGCTGTGAGCCGGCGCCGGGAAGCCGAGACACAGCTCAACCTGCTGAAGAACGAGAGCGTGGACAGCAGCTCGGTACTCTCCGACTTCAACCCCTACCGGTACCTGGCCAGCGAGGGTTTCCTCCCCGGCTACTCGTTCCCGCGGCTGCCGCTGGCCGCCTACATCCCGATGTCGGGCCGCCGCTTCGCCGACGGCGACTACCTGCAGCGGCCACGCTTCCTGGCGATCCGCGAGTTCGGCCCGGGCGCGCTCATCTATCACGAGGGCGCCCGCTACCAGGTCACCCGGATCCAGTTGCCCGCCGACGCCTCCGGCGACGTCGTCACCACCGAAGCCAAGCGCTGCGCCGCTTGCGGTTACCACCATGACGTCGAGGACAGCAGGTGCCGCATGTGCGACGCGCCGCTGACCGAAAAGACGGTCGGCCTGCTGCACCTGCACACCGTCTACACCCGCAAGCGCGAGCGCATTTCTTCCGACGAGGAGGAACGGCGACGTGCGGGCTTCCGGCTGGTGACCTCCTACCGATTCCAGGAGCACGGAGCGCGCCCAGGCCGGCGGGACGCCACGGTGTCCGATCGCGACGGCGAGATCGCTACCTTGGCCTACGGCGATTCGGCGACGGTGCGAATCAGCAATATCGGTCGGCTGCGTGCCGCCGAGGACGAGCCACCGGGCTACTGGCTTGACCCGGTCAACGGCGAGTGGATGACCGAAGCGCAGGCGAAGGAGGCCTCCGGCGACTCCAGTGAGCTGCCTGCCGTCGACGCCGACGGCAACGAGAAGCGTCCCCGCAAACGCGTGATCCCGTATGTTCAGGACAGCCGTAACATCCTGGTGGTGAAGCTCGCCGCGCCGCTGCCGGAGGCGGTTGCACTGTCGCTGATGTATGCCCTGGAACGGGGCATCGAGGCGGCCTTCGAACTGGAGGACTCGGAGCTGACGAGCGAGTTGCTGCCGCCGGACGGGGGTGACCGCGACCGGATGCTGTTCACCGAGGCGGCCGAGGGCGGCGCGGGCGTGCTGCGGCTGATGCAGTCCGATCCGGAAGCGTTGGCAACCGCGGTGCGGGCTGCTCTGGACATCTGCCACTTCGAGCCGGACGGAACTGACCGCGGCGGCCAGCACCCGGATAGGCCCTGCGCCCGTGGTTGCTACGAATGCCTGCTCACCTATGGCAACCAGCTACACCACGGCTCGATCGACCGGCACAGCATCCGGGACCTGCTGCTCCGCTTGGCCGGCGCGCAGGCGCTTGCCACTGGCCGCGGCGAGTCCCGCTCCGAGCAGCTGGCTCGGCTGACGGACCAGTCCGACACCGGCTTGGAGAAACGGCTTCTGGCTTGGTTCAAGGAACAGGGCCTGCGGCTGCCCGATGAGACACAGGCCTTCATCCCGGAAGCTCTGGCCCGTCCCGACTTCGTCTATTGGACGGAGGGGGCCAATGTGGCTGTCTTCGTGGATGGCCCCGTGCACGGCCACGATTTTGTGGCGCAACGGGACGCCGAGGCGGAGGACAGGTTGCTCGACCGGGGCTGGGACGTCGTGCGGTTCCGCCACGACGAGGACTGGGCGGCCGTCGCCGAGCGATTCAAGCAGTACTTCGGCCCTGCCGTGGGCGCCTGA
- a CDS encoding DEAD/DEAH box helicase, producing MLVLRPLGGADDDIAAVFPAFEDVRHAEFERPSPDDLGDELAAGLLRSALRIGFRSGAGPFRSLAGIAVEPRAYQLVPLMMALRQQTVRMLISDDVGIGKTVEAGLIASELLAEGSARRLAVLCSPALAEQWQEELRTKFGIDAELVLASTVSKLERALDLGQSLFDRHPHVVVSTDFIKSTRHRDDFVRHCPDLVIVDEAHTCVAAEDTASTQSQLRYELLQRIAGDQQRHLLLVTATPHSGKESAFRALLGLVRPELASVNLDSDAGRALLATHFVHRKRADVRQFLTTEDGLADDSLREDTKFPSDRFFKDQTYKLSPTYRDLLEDAIAYASERVNAAGNQGKREARVAWWSAIALLRSLVSSPRAAAQTLRTRSATAQAETVEEADRLGAPLVRDAGDGDALEGFDVAPGAEIEGAGARLADLADRAERLEGPDSDSKLAVLAKEVKALLADGYHPIIFCRYIPTAEYIADQLAGKLGKKVVIRAVTGTLSPQQRLQRIDELAQEAGDDPAARRVLVATDCLSEGVNLQHHFDAVIHYDLAWNPTRHDQREGRVDRYGQRRDTVRVVTLYGSDNGIDGKVLDVLIKKHRQIQKDLGISVSVPDAASAAVTDAIVEWLLMRDQRPEQAELFELETLEHKAQVLEADWKSAAEREKTSRSRFAQRAIHPQEVAREVAAVRETLGRAGEVRGFVQQALRSLEAVLREDGEGGFTADLSGTHVGLRDAVAPVIGGDAVETGRAVRFRSTAAVARGEVALVRTDPVVGALAGYVLNAALDPKAAGPRPARRCGVIRTKGVEIRTTLLLVRYRFHLTLPSRTGERQLVAEDARLLAFQGSPANATWLPAEEALRLADLTADANTDPAFGERTMQRVLDQLAAANAHLESFGDELAAELLASHRRVRSASGEIVRGMRVTAQKSADILGAYVYLPVSGGAA from the coding sequence ATGCTCGTCCTGCGCCCGCTGGGCGGGGCCGACGACGACATCGCGGCCGTCTTCCCGGCGTTCGAGGACGTCCGCCACGCCGAGTTCGAGCGACCGTCGCCGGACGACTTGGGGGACGAACTGGCGGCCGGGCTGTTGCGGTCGGCGCTGCGAATCGGCTTCCGCTCCGGCGCCGGGCCCTTCCGGTCGCTGGCCGGTATCGCAGTCGAACCGCGAGCTTACCAGCTGGTGCCGCTAATGATGGCACTGCGTCAGCAAACGGTACGCATGCTGATCTCCGACGACGTCGGTATCGGCAAGACCGTCGAGGCCGGCCTCATCGCGAGCGAGCTGCTGGCGGAGGGCAGTGCCCGGCGGCTCGCCGTGTTGTGTTCGCCTGCGCTGGCCGAGCAGTGGCAGGAGGAGCTGCGCACCAAGTTCGGTATCGACGCCGAATTGGTGCTGGCCTCGACGGTGTCCAAATTGGAGCGCGCGCTGGATCTCGGGCAGTCGTTGTTCGACCGGCACCCGCACGTGGTGGTCTCCACGGACTTCATCAAGTCCACCCGGCACCGCGATGACTTCGTCCGGCACTGCCCGGACCTCGTCATCGTGGACGAGGCGCACACCTGCGTGGCCGCGGAGGACACCGCATCGACGCAGAGTCAGCTGCGGTACGAGCTGCTGCAACGGATCGCTGGCGACCAGCAACGCCACCTCCTGTTGGTGACCGCCACCCCGCATAGCGGTAAAGAGAGCGCCTTCCGTGCCCTGCTTGGACTCGTCCGGCCGGAACTGGCGTCCGTCAACCTGGACAGCGATGCCGGCCGCGCGTTGCTCGCCACGCATTTCGTGCACCGCAAGCGGGCCGACGTACGACAGTTCCTCACCACCGAGGACGGTCTGGCCGACGACAGCCTGCGGGAGGACACGAAGTTCCCGTCGGACCGCTTCTTCAAGGACCAGACCTACAAGCTGTCCCCCACCTACCGGGACCTCCTCGAAGACGCCATCGCCTATGCGAGCGAGCGGGTGAATGCCGCGGGCAACCAGGGTAAGCGGGAAGCCCGGGTCGCCTGGTGGTCGGCGATCGCGTTGCTGCGATCTCTGGTCTCCTCCCCGCGGGCGGCCGCCCAGACGCTGCGTACCAGGTCCGCGACGGCGCAGGCAGAAACCGTCGAAGAAGCCGACCGCCTCGGCGCCCCGCTGGTGCGGGACGCCGGCGATGGTGACGCGCTCGAAGGGTTCGACGTCGCACCCGGTGCGGAGATCGAGGGAGCGGGTGCACGGCTGGCCGACTTGGCCGACCGCGCGGAGCGGCTCGAGGGGCCGGATTCCGACAGCAAGCTCGCCGTGCTGGCGAAGGAAGTCAAGGCGCTGCTCGCCGACGGCTACCACCCGATCATCTTCTGCCGCTACATCCCCACCGCCGAGTACATCGCCGATCAACTGGCCGGCAAGCTCGGCAAGAAGGTCGTGATCCGGGCGGTAACCGGCACCCTGTCGCCGCAGCAGCGCCTGCAGCGGATCGATGAGCTGGCGCAGGAGGCGGGCGACGATCCAGCCGCCCGCCGGGTGCTGGTCGCCACCGACTGCCTGTCGGAAGGCGTGAACCTGCAGCACCACTTCGACGCGGTGATCCACTACGACCTGGCGTGGAACCCGACCCGGCACGACCAGCGGGAGGGCCGGGTCGACCGGTACGGGCAGCGGCGGGACACGGTCCGGGTCGTCACCCTCTACGGCAGTGACAACGGGATCGACGGGAAGGTTCTGGATGTGCTCATCAAGAAGCACCGCCAGATCCAGAAGGACCTGGGCATCTCGGTTTCGGTGCCGGACGCCGCGTCCGCCGCGGTGACCGACGCGATCGTCGAATGGCTCCTGATGCGCGACCAGCGGCCTGAACAAGCGGAACTGTTCGAGTTGGAGACCCTGGAGCACAAGGCGCAGGTGCTGGAGGCGGACTGGAAGTCGGCCGCGGAGCGGGAGAAGACCTCCCGGTCGCGGTTCGCGCAGCGCGCCATCCACCCACAGGAGGTCGCCCGAGAGGTCGCCGCCGTCCGGGAAACCCTGGGGCGCGCCGGTGAGGTCCGTGGGTTCGTCCAGCAGGCGTTGCGGTCGCTGGAAGCCGTGCTGCGAGAGGACGGCGAGGGTGGCTTCACCGCGGACCTGAGCGGGACCCATGTCGGCCTGCGAGACGCCGTCGCCCCGGTGATTGGCGGGGACGCCGTCGAGACGGGACGGGCAGTGCGGTTCCGGTCGACGGCCGCGGTTGCCCGCGGAGAAGTGGCGCTGGTGCGGACCGACCCGGTGGTCGGCGCGCTCGCCGGGTACGTGCTCAACGCGGCGCTCGACCCCAAGGCGGCCGGCCCGCGTCCGGCCCGGCGCTGCGGTGTCATCCGCACCAAGGGGGTGGAGATCCGCACGACCTTGCTGCTGGTGCGCTACCGCTTCCACCTCACTCTGCCGTCCCGGACGGGCGAGCGGCAGCTGGTCGCCGAGGACGCGCGCCTACTCGCGTTCCAGGGCTCGCCGGCGAACGCCACCTGGCTGCCCGCCGAGGAGGCCCTGCGGCTGGCCGACCTGACCGCCGACGCCAACACCGATCCCGCCTTCGGCGAGCGCACGATGCAACGGGTGCTGGACCAGCTGGCCGCGGCCAACGCCCACCTCGAGTCCTTTGGGGACGAGCTCGCCGCGGAACTGCTTGCCTCGCACCGGCGGGTGCGTAGCGCCTCCGGCGAGATCGTCCGGGGTATGCGAGTCACCGCCCAGAAGTCCGCCGACATCCTCGGTGCCTACGTTTATCTGCCGGTCTCGGGAGGGGCCGCCTGA